One genomic region from Blattabacterium cuenoti encodes:
- a CDS encoding HesB/IscA family protein, with the protein MVFISEKAKSKLISLMKEEGFSHNVSFVRFGVKSGGCSGMSYELTFDQEKQKGDRLFQHQEMKILIDQNSIPYLEGTTLEYSDGLNGKGFYFKNPNAKHTCGCGKSFSS; encoded by the coding sequence ATGGTTTTTATATCTGAAAAAGCTAAAAGTAAATTGATTTCTCTTATGAAAGAGGAGGGGTTTTCTCATAATGTTTCTTTCGTCAGGTTTGGTGTTAAAAGTGGAGGATGTTCAGGAATGTCATATGAACTGACTTTTGATCAAGAAAAACAAAAAGGAGACAGACTTTTTCAGCATCAAGAAATGAAAATATTGATAGATCAAAATAGTATTCCTTATTTGGAAGGAACAACGTTGGAATATTCGGATGGATTAAATGGAAAAGGATTTTATTTCAAAAATCCTAATGCAAAACACACTTGTGGATGTGGAAAAAGTTTTTCATCATAA
- a CDS encoding DUF192 domain-containing protein — translation MKKIHVFFTLIVVLFFFISSSERSDDDFFLDPNMAVGDLLEIKFVKHGELYMKNKNSIIKKIDIELADRDTEKRNGLKYRSFLKENRGMLFLLNHQEEYKKIDMKNMRIPLDIIYINQFDTVFFVNKNVSPMREIEKIDFPSTIKYVLEINAGMSEKWGIKEGITKIAWFLNENNEN, via the coding sequence ATGAAAAAAATTCATGTTTTTTTTACACTGATAGTGGTTTTATTCTTTTTTATTTCTTCTTCTGAAAGAAGTGATGATGATTTTTTTTTAGACCCAAATATGGCTGTAGGAGATCTATTGGAAATAAAATTCGTTAAACATGGAGAATTATATATGAAAAACAAAAATTCTATTATCAAAAAAATAGATATAGAATTAGCCGATAGAGATACAGAAAAAAGGAATGGATTAAAATATAGATCTTTTTTGAAAGAGAATAGAGGAATGTTGTTTTTGTTAAATCATCAAGAAGAATATAAGAAGATTGATATGAAAAATATGAGAATTCCTTTAGATATTATTTATATAAATCAATTTGATACTGTTTTTTTTGTGAATAAGAATGTCAGTCCTATGAGAGAAATTGAAAAAATTGATTTTCCTTCGACAATAAAATATGTTTTAGAAATTAATGCTGGAATGTCAGAAAAATGGGGAATAAAAGAAGGAATTACAAAAATTGCTTGGTTTTTAAATGAAAATAATGAAAATTGA
- the lgt gene encoding prolipoprotein diacylglyceryl transferase, which translates to MKMLEYINWDPIHKFSLWKGFSIHIYSLMFIISFLLGWCIMKSIYKNENIHQKYLDPLLIYTFFGTLIGARLGQVLFYDFSYFSDHWIEALLPIRENNHHSLLGLIKGYEFIGYRGLSSHGATIGIILSSFFYSKKILKKSFIWICDRLCIAAAISASFIRIGNFFNSEIVGKPCNTKLPWAVKFVQMDTEYGEIVPRHPAQIYESISYLFIFLLLWYLYNRKKVDNGFLSGIFFTFLWSARFILEFLKEPQGKEVFNFLYLNTGQWLSIPCIIFGLFLLKLRIKEYFFS; encoded by the coding sequence ATGAAAATGTTAGAATATATTAATTGGGATCCTATTCATAAATTTTCTTTATGGAAAGGTTTTTCTATTCACATTTATAGTCTGATGTTTATCATTTCTTTTTTGTTAGGATGGTGCATTATGAAGTCTATTTATAAAAATGAAAATATACATCAAAAATATTTGGATCCTTTGTTAATATACACTTTCTTTGGAACTCTTATCGGTGCAAGATTAGGACAAGTTTTATTTTATGATTTTTCTTATTTTTCGGATCATTGGATAGAAGCATTACTTCCTATCAGAGAAAACAATCATCACTCTTTATTAGGTTTGATAAAAGGTTATGAATTTATTGGTTATAGAGGATTGTCTAGTCATGGAGCAACTATAGGGATTATTTTATCCAGTTTTTTTTATAGTAAAAAAATACTTAAAAAATCTTTTATTTGGATATGTGATAGATTATGCATAGCAGCAGCTATATCAGCTTCTTTTATTAGAATAGGAAATTTTTTTAATTCTGAAATAGTGGGAAAACCATGTAACACAAAATTACCTTGGGCAGTGAAATTTGTCCAAATGGATACAGAATATGGAGAAATAGTACCTAGACATCCTGCACAAATATATGAATCGATTAGTTATCTATTTATTTTTTTATTGCTATGGTATTTATATAATAGGAAAAAGGTTGATAATGGATTTTTATCTGGAATATTTTTTACTTTTCTTTGGTCTGCACGTTTTATATTAGAATTTTTAAAAGAACCACAAGGAAAGGAAGTTTTTAATTTTTTATATTTAAATACAGGACAATGGCTCAGCATTCCTTGTATTATTTTTGGGTTATTTCTTCTTAAATTAAGAATCAAAGAATATTTTTTTTCATAA
- the yidD gene encoding membrane protein insertion efficiency factor YidD, which produces MIIIKNFFIKSIQLYQIGLSPWIGNNCRYIPTCSDYMILSLKRWNIFKAIFMGFKRIIKCYPWGNSGFDPPMI; this is translated from the coding sequence ATGATAATTATAAAAAATTTTTTTATAAAAAGTATTCAGCTATACCAAATAGGTCTATCTCCATGGATAGGAAATAACTGCAGATATATTCCCACTTGTTCAGATTATATGATTCTATCTCTGAAAAGATGGAATATTTTTAAAGCCATTTTCATGGGTTTTAAGAGAATTATTAAATGTTATCCTTGGGGGAATTCAGGTTTTGATCCTCCTATGATTTAA
- a CDS encoding aconitate hydratase, which translates to MIFDLDRIRNFYSNFQFRIEKIRNIIDHPLTYSEKILYSHLLDLKEIDSKSKNFRDQRYMNFFPDRLAMQDATAQMTLLQFMQTQKCKTFIPTTVHCDHLIYAKNGSKIDLENTIKENEEIYNFLKSASHKYGIDFWAPGSGIIHQVVLENYAFPGGMMIGTDSHTPNAGGLGMLAIGVGGSDAAEVMSGYFLELKFPKIIGVHLKGKMNGWTSPKDIILKLSGMIGVSGATNHIIEYFGKGTNHISCVGKATICNMGAEIGATASLFPYDVRMKNYLDKNGREKVSTMTEKIKDFLKADIEVDRNPYNYYDKVIEIDLNVLEPYINGPFTPDKATPISKMKEEALKNHWPTRIEIGLIGSCANSSFEDLSKAISIIQQAKDKKLKISSEYLVTPGSKKVYSLIKEKGFISDFQDIGAKIFSNACGPCIGQWFRKSSKNNVKNTIIHSFNRNFSSRNDGNPNTHAFIASPEIVTALVFSGDLTFDPRKDTLRNEIGEYVKFEEPKTMELPKRNFETEELGYEFPSEDKKKLSVIIKKNSKRLQILSPFPAWNGDHLLNVRLLMKIKGKCTTDHISMAGPWLKYRGHLEKISENLLIGAVNAFNHKRNKIKNVITGNYGTVPDMAKFYKSKNIPTLIVGEENYGEGSSREHAAMQPRFLGVRVVLVKSFSRIHETNLKKQGVLALTFLNSSDYQKIQEEDIFHFYIRDIQPKKNVDVELIHYNGDKEKIIVQHSYNERQIQWFKAGSSLNFIKKK; encoded by the coding sequence ATGATTTTTGATCTTGATAGGATTCGAAATTTTTATTCGAATTTTCAATTTCGAATTGAAAAAATTCGAAATATAATAGATCATCCCTTGACTTATTCAGAGAAAATTTTATATTCTCATTTATTAGATCTAAAAGAAATAGATTCTAAATCCAAAAATTTTAGAGATCAACGTTATATGAATTTTTTTCCGGATCGTCTTGCCATGCAAGACGCTACTGCTCAAATGACGTTACTTCAGTTTATGCAAACACAAAAATGTAAAACATTTATACCTACTACTGTTCATTGTGACCATTTGATATACGCAAAAAATGGATCAAAGATCGATTTAGAAAATACTATAAAAGAAAATGAAGAAATTTATAATTTCTTAAAATCAGCATCACATAAATATGGAATAGATTTTTGGGCGCCCGGATCAGGCATTATTCATCAAGTTGTTTTAGAAAATTATGCTTTTCCTGGAGGAATGATGATAGGAACTGACTCTCACACTCCTAATGCAGGAGGCTTAGGAATGTTAGCAATAGGAGTAGGAGGATCTGATGCTGCTGAGGTTATGTCTGGTTATTTTTTAGAGTTAAAATTTCCCAAAATAATTGGAGTTCATTTAAAAGGAAAGATGAATGGGTGGACTTCTCCCAAAGATATAATATTAAAATTATCTGGAATGATTGGAGTTTCAGGAGCTACAAATCATATTATTGAATATTTTGGAAAAGGAACTAATCATATTTCTTGTGTAGGAAAAGCAACGATATGTAATATGGGAGCAGAGATAGGAGCTACTGCTTCTTTATTTCCTTATGATGTTAGAATGAAAAATTATTTGGATAAAAATGGAAGAGAAAAAGTTTCTACCATGACTGAAAAAATAAAAGATTTTTTGAAAGCAGACATAGAAGTTGATCGTAATCCATATAATTATTATGATAAAGTAATAGAAATCGATTTAAATGTTTTAGAACCATACATTAATGGTCCTTTTACCCCTGACAAGGCAACTCCTATTTCTAAAATGAAAGAAGAAGCGCTAAAAAATCATTGGCCAACTAGGATAGAGATTGGGTTAATTGGTTCATGTGCAAATTCTTCTTTTGAAGACTTATCAAAAGCAATATCTATTATTCAACAAGCAAAAGATAAAAAGTTAAAAATCTCTTCTGAATATTTAGTAACACCAGGATCAAAAAAAGTTTACTCTTTGATAAAAGAAAAAGGATTTATTTCTGATTTTCAGGATATTGGAGCAAAAATATTTTCCAATGCTTGTGGCCCTTGTATTGGCCAATGGTTTAGAAAGAGTAGTAAAAATAATGTGAAAAATACGATCATTCACTCTTTTAATAGAAATTTTTCATCTCGTAATGATGGAAATCCAAATACACATGCTTTTATTGCTTCTCCGGAAATTGTTACTGCTTTAGTTTTCTCTGGTGATTTAACTTTTGATCCTAGAAAAGACACGTTAAGAAATGAGATAGGTGAATATGTTAAATTTGAAGAACCTAAGACCATGGAACTTCCTAAAAGGAATTTTGAAACAGAAGAATTAGGATATGAATTCCCTTCAGAAGACAAAAAAAAGTTATCTGTAATAATAAAAAAAAATTCGAAAAGATTACAAATTTTATCTCCATTTCCAGCATGGAATGGAGATCATTTGCTTAATGTAAGACTTTTAATGAAAATTAAAGGGAAATGTACAACAGATCATATTTCAATGGCTGGACCTTGGCTAAAATATAGAGGTCATCTGGAAAAAATTTCTGAAAATTTATTAATTGGAGCGGTTAATGCTTTTAATCATAAAAGAAACAAAATAAAAAATGTTATAACAGGAAATTATGGGACGGTTCCTGATATGGCTAAATTTTATAAATCAAAAAATATACCCACCCTGATTGTAGGGGAGGAGAATTATGGAGAAGGTTCTTCAAGAGAACATGCAGCAATGCAACCTCGTTTTTTAGGAGTTCGTGTTGTTCTTGTGAAATCCTTTTCCAGAATACATGAAACTAATTTAAAAAAACAAGGAGTTTTAGCTTTAACCTTTTTAAATTCTTCTGATTATCAGAAAATTCAAGAAGAAGATATTTTTCATTTTTATATAAGAGATATTCAACCAAAAAAAAATGTAGATGTAGAATTAATTCATTATAATGGAGATAAAGAAAAAATCATAGTTCAACATTCTTATAATGAAAGGCAAATTCAATGGTTTAAAGCTGGTTCTTCTTTGAATTTCATTAAAAAAAAATAA